In Leifsonia sp. PS1209, the genomic stretch CACCTTGGCCTGCGGAAGGTAGAGCAGGTTCTCCCCCTCGATCGACCGGCTCGACGCGTCGTCACCCGGCACGTAGCCGAACAGCCCGCCGTGGGCGTCGAGCACGAGGCCGAGCTCCGGCTCCGGCACGTTCCAGGGCGAATCCGCGCGGACGCCGACGTTCCCTCCCGTCCCGATCACCCGCGCGCCCGTCGCCTTGAAGAACAGTTCGGGGCGCTCGGCGGCGTAGACCTTGTCGTACGGTGTCCCGTCGCTCGCCTCCTCGATGCGGCCGTCCCGGCTGCGCAGGTAGGTCACACCGGCGGCCCAGACCTCCTGCTGCGGATCGACAGGCGCGAGCACCCTGGTGGGCACGATGCCGCCACCGGATGCGCGCTCGACGGCGCTGCGCGCATCCGGAGCAGGCAGCCGGAGCAGCTCGGTCAGGGTGAGGCCGAGCGGCGAGTACTCGTCACCGTGGCGGACCGCCCAGACGATCTCGCTGCCGGCCTCCACCCTGGCGATGGCCGTGTGCGCCCGGGCTGTGGCGGTGTTCTCGGTGCTCAATGGGACTCCCTCGTGACCACCGAGCCACTCGACCCGACGAGGAAGTCGAGGTCGGCGCCGGTGTCTGCTCCTTGGACGTGTTCGATGTACAGCTTCTGCCAGCCGCGGTCTGCCCTCGCGAAACCGTCGACCTCGCGCTGGGCGGCGGTTCTGCCCGCCAGCTCCGCCTCGTCGACCAGGAGTTCGAGGCGGCGGTTCGGCACGTCGAGCGAGATCAGGTCGCCGTCCTGCACGAGCGAGAGCGGTCCGCCGGCGGCCGCCTCGGGGGCGACGTGCAGCACGACGGTGCCGTATGCCGTTCCGGACATACGTCCGTCGCTGATCCTGACCATGTCGCGCACGCCCTGCTTCAGCAGCTTCTGCGGGATGGGCATGTTGCCCACCTCCGGCATGCCGGGGTAGCCCTTCGGCCCGCAGCCGCGGAGGACGAGCACGGAGTCCGCATCGACGTCGAGGTCCGGGTCGTCGAGGCGCGCGTGGGCGTCCTCGATGGAGTCGAAGACGACGGCCTTCCCGGTGTGCACCAGCAGCTCGGGGGTCGCGGCGGCCGGCTTGATGATCGCGCCGCGTGGGGCGAGATTGCCGTGCAGGACAGCGATGCCCGCGTCGTCCTGCAGCGGGTCGTCGCGGAGCGTGATCACGCCGCTGTCCCACACCTGGTTGCCGCCGAGGTAGTCGGTGAGCGGACGCCCGGTGACGGTCTGCGCCGCGGGGTCCAGCAGGTCGGTGAGCTGGTCGAGCACGGCGAGGAAGCCTCCGGCGCGGAACAGGTCCTCCATCAGGTATGCGCCCGCCGGCTGCAGGTTGACGAGCAGTGGCACCTGGCCGCCGATCCTGTCGAAGTCCTCCAGGGTGAGATCGATGCCCAGCCGCCCGGCGATCGCCAGCAGGTGCACGACGGCGTTGGTGGATCCCCCGATCCCGGCGAGCGCGACGATCGCGTTGTGGAAGGACTCCTTCGTGATGACCTGCGAGATGCGGCGGTCCTCCAGCGCGAGCTCCACCGCGAGCCTGCCGGACGCGTGAGCGGCTTCGAGCAGGCGGCTGTCCGCGGCCGGAGTGCCCGCGACGCCGGGGATGGTCATGCCGAGCGCCTCGGCCATCAGCCCCATCGTGGATGCGGTGCCCATCGTGTTGCAGTGCCCCTTGCTGCGGATCATCTTCTTGTCCGTCGCCTCGAACTCCGCCTCGCTGAGGGTGCCGGCCCTGACCTCCTCTGAGAGCTGCCAGACACCGGTGCCGCACCCCATCCGCTCCCCGCGGAAGTAGCCGTTCAGCATCGGGCCACCCGGCAGCACGACGGCGGGGATGTCCACCGACGCCGCTCCCATCAGCAGAGCGGGGATCGTCTTGTCGCAGCCGCCGAGCAGCACGGCGGCGTCGATCGGGTTGGCGCGCAGCATCTCCTCGGTGGCCATCGCGGCCAGGTTGCGCCAGAGCATCGCCGTCGGCTTGACCAGCGTCTCCCCCAGTGACACCATCGGCACGTTGACCGGGACGCCGCCCGCCTCCCACACTCCCTGCTTGACGTATTCGGCCACCTCGTTGAGGTGCATGTTGCACGGCGTCAGGTCGCTCGCCGTGTTCGCGATGGCGATCTGCGGCCTCCCGTCGAACGCGTGATCCGGCACGCCTCTGCGCATCCACGCCCGGTGGATGTACGGGTCGCGGCCGTCGCCGCCGTACCAGCCCTGTGATCGGACCATCGAGTGAATCTCCTTCGATTGATGTGCCCTACGGCGTGCCGATTACGAAAGTTTTCCACGTTCGGCCATCCGCCGACGCAGGAGCCGAGGGCCCCTGATCCCGTCCGCTCTGACCTCGTTTTCGCGAAAACTTTCGTTAAATCTACGACTTGTTTCGTCGCGCTCTCAGGCTAGGGATGCGGTCTGAAGGTGTCAAGCGCGCCGACGCAGAGCGCGGCTATCCTGTGCCGATGACCCTTGAACTGTGCGTCCTGCTCTGGGCATCCGACGGCAACGACGACGCCCTCTCCCGCTACGAGGACACCGTCCTCGCACTCGTGCCGGAGCACGGAGGCCGGGTGGTCAGCCGGGTGCGCCGCATCGGCGACGGCGACGCCCCGCTCGAGGTGCAGGTCATCCAGCTGCCGGACGACGCAGCGCTGCAGGCGTACCTGACCGATCCGAGACGGGTGGCGCTGGCCCACGTGCACCGCGAGGCCGTGGCCCGCACCGAGCTGATCCGGGTGGAGACACTGGTCTAGGCCGTTGCCTCCCGGGCCCGCCAACGGGAAAGAGGGATATACTGTCCTCAAGACAGCATTTCGAGAGGCGGCGGCAATGGCAGTGGATGAGGTTCCCGGCACGGCCCCCGGCCTGCCCTATCGCTCCGGCCAGCTCGCCGCGCTGCTCGAAGTCTTCGCGCTCTGGTCGTCCGGCGCGTTCATCCGGGGTCTCGCCGGCCGGGTCGGCGTCGAGCTGGACACCACGGCGATCGTCGCCATCACCCTGCTGGCCAGGGACGGCGAGCAGCGCGCATCCACCCTCGCCTCCCGACTGCACGTCGGAGCATCGGCGATCTCGAAGCTGAGCGCCAGGCTCGGCGCGCACGGCCTCGTCGAGAAGCGCGACGATCCGGAGGACTCCCGCGCGACACTGCTCCGGCTGACGGAGGACGGCACCGCTGCGGCGAACGCCCTGGTCGACGCGGGCGACGCCATGATGGCCGACCTCCTTCAGACCTGGCCGGACCGCGACCGCGACGACTTCCGCCGCCTCCTGCAGCGCTTCAGAGACGAGGCCGTCGCATACGCTGCGGGCGTCTCCGACCCCGCAGCCACCACAGCACGACCGCCTCAGACCGACACACCCGCATCACCCGAGAAAGAAGAGAAATGACCCGCACCTACCTCGTCACCGGAGCCGCGAGCGGCATCGGTAAGTCGACAGCCGAACTCCTGCGCTCCGGCGGACATCGCGTGATCGGCGCCGACCTCGCCGGCACCGACATCTCCGCCGACCTCTCCACCGCGGAGGGACGCGCGACGCTCGTCGAGAAGGCGACTGAGCTCTCCGGCGGAGTGCTCGACGGCGTGCTCGCCGTCGCCGGGCTGAGCGCCGGCATCCCCGTCACCGCAGCCGTCAACTACTACGGCGCCATCGGGACGCTCGACGGGCTGCGCCCGCTGCTCGCCGCCTCCAGCGCTCCCCGCGCCGTGGCCGTGGCGTCGATGGCCTCGCTGCAGAGCCACGACGAAACGCTGGTCGACCTGCTGCTCGACGGCACCGAGGAGGATGCGCTCGCCCGCGCCACCGTGCTCGCCGAGTCCCCGGCCACCGCGCACCAGATCTACTCGTCCAGCAAGCGCGCGCTCGCCCGCTGGCTGCGCCGGAACGCCGCGACACCGAAGTGGGCGGGCGCGAGCATCCCGCTCAACGCCATCGCCCCCGGCGTCGTTCTCACCCCGATGACCGCGGAGCTGGTCGCCACACCGGAGGGCCGCGCCCGTCTGAACGAGCAGGTGCCGATGCCCCTCAACGGGCCGTTCGGCCCCGAGGTCGCCGCCGAGCTGCTGGTCTGGCTCGCCGGCGAGCAGAACTCGCACCTGTGCGGACAGGTGATCTTCGTCGACGGCGGCTACGAAGTCACCGTGCGCGGTGACAGCACCTGGTGAGCTGATCCGGACGGCCGCGAGCGGAGGGATGTCCGCTCGCGGCCGCTTTTGTTGCTATGGTCTGGATAGTTATTTCCACGTTGCAACTCTCGATGATGAGGATGTGATGGGTCCACGAACCGAACCCGCAGCCCCCGCAGCAACCCGCGCGACCCGTCCCGTCCTCGGCGGCAGGACCTGGCTGGCGCTCGTCGTCGTCGGCCTGGTCGGCCAGCTGGCCTGGACCGTCGAGAACATGTACCTCAACGTGTACGTGTACGACACCATCTCGCCCGACCCCAACGTCATCGCCATCCTGGTCGGGTCGAGCGCGGTCGCCGCGACCGTCGCCACACTGCTCGTCGGAGCCTGGTCCGACCGGATGGGTCGCCGCCGCGCGCTCATCGCCGTCGGCTACGTCGCCTGGGGCATCTGCACGGCCGCGTTCGGATTCGTCGGAGCCCCGTCCGGTGCTGAAGCTCCCACCGGGGCCGCCCTCATCGGCGCCATCGTCGCGATCGTGCTGCTCGACTGCGTGATGAGCGCGTTCGGCTCCGGCGCCAACGACGCCGCGTTCAGCGCGTGGGTGACAGACTCCACCGCTCCGGCCAACCGGGGCAGGGTCGACGGCGTGCTCGCCGTGCTCCCGCTGATCGCCATGCTGCTGGTGTTCGGGCTGCTCGACGGCCTCACCCGCGCCGGAGACTGGAAGCTGTTCTTCGGCGTGGTCGGCATCGTCACCATCGCGACGGGCGCGCTGTCGTGGTTCCTCATCCGGGATCGCGGCGTTCCGGCCAGGCGGGAGCACATCCTGAGCGCAGTGGTGCACGGTCTGCGCCCGAGCACGGTCAGGCGACAGCCGGCCCTCTATCTCACGCTGGCGATCTGGGCCGTCATCGGGACGAGCACTCAGGTGTTCCTGCCCTTCGTCATCATCTACCTGCAGCGCTACCTCCGCATCGAGTCGTACGCGCTCGCCCTCGGGATCGTCCTGATCCTGGCGTCCGCGCTGAGCATCGTCGCCGGCCGCGTGATGGACAGGGTGGGCAAGGCCAGATTCCTGCTCCCCGCCGTCGGCGTCTTCGCTGTCGGCCTGATCGCCATGACCTTCGCGCGCGACCTGCCGCTGGTCATCGCGGCGGCCACGGTGATGATGGCGGGCATGATGGCGTCACTGGCGACGGTCTCCGCGATGACCCGCGACCACACCCCGGCCGACCGTGCGGGCGCCGTGCAGGGCATCCGGATGATCCTCGCGGTGATGATCCCGATGATCGCCGGTCCGTTCCTCGGCGCCGCTGTCATCTCCGGTGCGGCGAACACGTACACCTCGCTCGGCGTCGTGCAGCCGGTGCCCGGTCCGGAGATCTTCGCGACGGCGGCCGTGGTGCTCGTGCTCGTTCCCGTGCTCGTCGCCGTGCGCGCGAAGTGGGGCCGCTCGTGAGTCTGAGGACGCCGTGGGCCGACTCCCTCGACCGGGATGCCGTGCTGCAGGAGTACCCGCGCCCGCAGCTCGTGCGCGACAGCTACCTCAACCTCAACGGCCGGTGGGAGTACGCGATCACCGACAGCGCAGAGCATCCGGTGGACTGGGACGGCGACATCCTCGTGCCGTTCTCCCCGGAGGCGGAGCTCTCCGGCGTCGGGCGGCAGCTGCTTCCTGGACGGCACCTCTGGTACCGGCGCACGGTGCGCATCCCGAGCGGGTTCGCGGAGGACAGGGTGCTGCTGCACTTCGGGGCCGTCGACCAGGACTGCGTCGTGTACCTCGACGGCGTTCGGGTGGGCGGGCACTCCGGCGGGTTCCTGCCGTTCTGCATCGACCTCGGTTCCGCTCTGTCCGACGAGGCCGAGCACGTGCTGACCGTCGACGTGGTCGACGTCAGCGACACGAGCCACCGTTCCCGCGGCAAGCAGGCGCTGCGCCGCGGGGGCATCTGGTACACCGCGCAGTCCGGGATCTGGCAGACGGTCTGGCTGGAGTCCGTGCCGGCGGTGCACGTGCAGCGGCTCGACATCCGGCCGCTGCTCGCGGACGCCACGGTCGAGGTGACCGTGATCGGCAGCGCCGCCTCGACGACCACCGAGGCCACGGTCGTCCTGACCGCCGATGGCGCGGTGGTGTCGAGCGGCAGCGGCAGGCCGGGCGAGCCGATCACCCTCCCCGTCGACGACGTGCGTGCGTGGAGCCCGGAGGATCCGTACCTCTACGACCTCGAGGTGCGACTCGGCAGCGACAGCGTCACCAGCTACGTCGGGATGCGCTCCGTCGGCGTCGAGCGCGACGGGAACGGCATGCCCCGACTGCTCCTCAACGGCCGCCCGTACTTCCACGCCGGCGTCCTCGACCAGGGCTACTGGCCGGACGGCCTGCTCACCGCACCCTCCGACGACGCGCTCATCCACGACATCCAGAGCATGAAGGAGCTCGGCTTCACGATGCTGCGCAAGCACATCAAGGTCGAGTCGCTGCGCTGGTACCACCACTGCGACAGGCTCGGGATGCTCGTGTGGCAGGACATGGTGAACGGCGGCCGCCGGTACAACCCGGCGGTCATCACCGCACCGGTTCTGCTGCCCGTGCGCATCGACGACCGGCGGCATCGCGTCTTCGGCAGGCAGGATGCCGCGGGGCGCGAGGAGTTCCAGCGCGAGCTCGCCGAGACCGTCACGCTGCTGAAGAGCGTGCCGAGCGTGGTGGCCTGGGTGCCGTTCAACGAGGGCTGGGGGCAGTTCGACGCCCTCGACGCCGTGGAGCGCATCCGGTCGCTCGACCAGGACAGGGTCATCGACCACGCGAGCGGCTGGCACGACCAGGGCGGCGGCGACCTGCGCAGCCTGCACGTCTACTTCCGCCGCATCCGGCCGTCCAGGAGCTGGGGCCGCGACGGGCGCGCCGTCGTCGTGTCCGAGTACGGCGGGTACAGCCTCCGCCTCGCGGGGCACGCGTTCAGCGACCGCGAGTTCGGCTATCGCAGACTCCCGTCCGTCTCCGCGTTCACGGATGCGTTCGCCGCACTGCACAGGAACGAGGTGCTTCCCGCCATCGCGGAGGGGCTGTCCGGGATCGTGTACACGCAGCTCGCCGATGTCGAGGACGAGCTGAACGGCCTCCTCACCGCCGACCGGACCGTGCTGAAGGCCGACGCGGACACCGTCCGCACGATCATCCGGGAGCTGGCCGCGCGGTTCGCGCTCGTCGCCCCACCGAATCCGCCGGCACACGAAGGAGTCCATGATGGGTCGCAGAATCGTCGAGCGTGAGCTGACGGAGCCCGTGTCGCTCTGCCTCGCGGATGGGCGGCTCGACCGCCGCTCGGTCGGCTGGTCGCGCACACCGCTGCACGACACGTCCGGCATCGACGGCCGCACCGTCTGGGGCCGCAACAAGCGCTGGGAGTACTGGGCCGTCACGACGCCGACGCACATCGTGTCTCTCACCGTCTCGTCGCTCGACTACGCGGCGGTGCACGGGATCATGGTCCACGACATCCGGTCGGGCGCGACCGTCGAACGCGGAGCCGTCTCCCCCCTCGCCGGGAGCGCGACCCTCCCTCCCCGGCTGGGCGCGTCGTCGGCCAGGGCGCGCACCCGCTCGCTCTCCATCGACATCGACGAGCTGCCGGGCGGCACGCGCCTGCGGGGAACAGCACCCGGCGTCGCCTTCGACATCACCGCCGAGCGTCCGGACGGACACGAGGTGCTCGCCGTCGTCGTCCCCTGGTCGCACAAGCGCTTCCAGTACACGGTCAAAGACGTCGCGCGCCCCGCCACCGGCTGGCTGGACATCGACGGCACGCGCGTGGAGCTGCCGTCCGGCGAGAGCTGGGCCGTGCTCGACCACGGCAGAGGGCGCTGGCCGTACCGGATGCGGTGGAACTGGGGCGCGGCATCCGGTGTGGTCGACGGGAGGACGATCGGCCTGCAGCTCGGCGGGAGGTGGACGGACGGGACGGGCTCCACGGAGAACGGCGTGCTCGTCGACGGCGTGCTGCACAAGATCAGCGAAGAGCTCGACTGGGCATACGACGAACGGGACTGGCTGGCGCCGTGGCGCATCCACGGCAGCAGCGTCGACGTGACCTTCGTGCCGTTCTGGGACCACACCAGCTCGACGGAATTGGGCGTCTTCGGCAGCCGCGGCCACCAGTGCTTCGGCCACTACTCCGGGTGGGCCGACACCGCGGAGGGGCGCATCCGGATCGACGGGCTGCTCGGCTGGGCGGAAGACGTGCGCAACCGCTGGTGACGCTCAGCCGATGAGCGCGTGCGCCCTGGCCGGGAACGACGTCGGAGACTCGGCGAGCAGCGTGAAGACGCCGAGCTCGCCGATCACGCTGTGCAGCACCCAGGTCCTGCTGTGCAGGCCGCCGGACGACGCGTAGTCGACCACGATCATGTCCGGATGCGGGGCGTCGCCCTCCAGGCGCAGGATGCGGGCGGTGCCGGAACCGGCCGGCCCGCTCAGCCAGGCCGAGCATCCGCCCTGGTCGTCGCCGGAGCGGGGAGAGGCGATGGCGAGCGCTGCGTCGCTGACGCGGAGCACGGCGGGAGTCTGGCGCGTGGTCTTCACTGACATGGTGCGGTCTCCGATCGGTGCGGGTGGTGGTGCTGTGAAGGTGGTGCTGTGGTGAGCGGGGCGCCGCATATCGGTACAGCGCCCCGCTCGGCTCCGGCTGCGGTAGTGGACCTACGCAGTGGCGTCCGGAGCGGTCTGTACGGGCCCGGAGGCCCGGGTGAGGTGCGTCACCAGCGGCGTTCGACCTCCTCGACGTGGCCGAAGACATCCGCGAACTGGACGACCTCGCCGGTCTCGAGCGTGATCCGCCCGGAGTAGTGGCCGAAACAGCTGTCCGCCCTGCTCATCACGATCCAGCGGTCGAACACGTGCCGGGAGTGGTGCTCCGGGGTGAAGGTGACCTCCACGCCGGGACCGGTGAGGGTCCAGGGCCGCAGCCACGCCGTCGGGTCGTAGCGCCAGTCGAGGTGCGAGCTGATCTTGTGCAGGCGGCCGTCGACGCGGATCCAGTTCTCGGTCGACGGCGTTCCGTCCGTCCACTTGCCGCCGAACTGCAGGCCGAGCTCCCGCCCGTCCGCGCTCAGGCCGTTGCCTGCTCCCCAGTTCCAGAAGGTGAAGTACGGCCAGCGGCCACGACCGCGGTCGTGCACGGCGTACGACTCGTCCGGCTCGATGTGGTGGGTGACGCCGTCCACGACGATCACGCCCTGCGCGCGCAGGCAGTTGTCCTTCTTCGTGTACTGGAAGACGCGGTCGCTCCACGGGACGACGACGCCCATCGACTCGTGATCCGGTTCGCCGATGATGCGCAGGTCGACCGAGATGCGCGCAGACTCGGCGTGCAGCACGGTGTTCACCCCGCGCGGCGTCATCCTGACCAGCACGTCGTTGCGGCTTGCCTCCATCGGCTCGCGGTTGGTCTCGTCGCGCATCCCGCCTGCTCCGGGGAACCAGGTGTTCCCGCCCTGCCGGATCTCGGTGTACGTGGCGCGATCGAGGTGGGTGACGGAGACGTTCGCGCGGTAGTCGTGGTGCGAGATGTTCATCGTGACGATCGACGTCGGCGTGACGATGGCCCAGTACTCGAAGCGCTTGTTGCGCCCCCAGCCCGGCAACCCCGTCCTGTGCAGCGCCCTGCGCGTCCAGCCGACCGCCGCCGGGTTCAGCTTGCCCGATGGGAGGCACAGCTCCGTCGTCTCGGTGATCTCGCGCTCGATGACGCTCTCGCCACCGGGCTCCACCTGTTTGAGAGGTAGCCTCACTCGTTCCGGCCTTTCTGTCTGTCGTCGTTCATGGGATCAGCCCTTCGTGGCGCCGTCGGCGAGGCCGCGGATCAGCCACTTCTGGACGAGGAGGGCGAGGATCACGACGGGCACGACCGTGAGCATGCCTGCTGCGGACAGCGCTCCCCAGTTGGCGCCGTGCTCGGTGTCGCCCGCCATCCCGGCGATGGCGACGGGGAGCGTCGTGGCCTTGCGATTGGTCAGCACCAGGGCGAAGAGGAGCTCCTCCCAGGCCAGGATGATGCTGAAGATGAAGGTGGAGATGAGTCCGGGTGCGGAGATCGGCACGATGATCCGGAAGAAGGCGCCCATCCGGGAGCAGCCGTCGATCATGGCCGACTCCTCCAGCTCCTTCGGCAGCGCGAGGAAGAACCCGCGCATCAGCCACATCACGTACGGGATGACGAACGAGCAGTACGCGAGGATGAGCGTGATGTGCGTGTCCGTGATCCCGAGCGTGCGGGCCACGAGGAACATCGGCACGGCCAGGGCGATCGGCGGAACACCGCGGGAGGCGAGGATCAGCACGCCGATCGTGGCTGCGCCCTTGATCTTCAGGCGGGACAGCGCGTAGCCGGCCATCGCTCCGGCGACCAGCGACAGGATGCCCGCACCGCCCGCCACGATGATCGTGTTGATCATCTTCGGGCCGAGGCCGCCCTGCACGAACGCCTGCACGTACTGGTTGAGCGTCGGATCGAAGAAGATCGTCGGCGGGGTGGTGAAGATGTCCCTCTGCTGCTTGAACGAGGTGAGGAGCATCCAAAGCAGCGGCAGCAGGAAGAGCGCGCAGATGATGACGCCCGACCAGATGCGGGCCCGCTCGCTGCGGCGTCGCCGGACGATGGCGGAGGTCTTGGGCTGCTTCGTCTGCTCCCTGAGACTCTCCCTGTCCCTGGTGATCGTGGTCACAGTCTGTCCTCCAGTTTCTTGCTGCCCAGCAGGAACACGAACGTGAGGATCATCGTGATGACGAGCACGATCACCGCCATCGCCGACGACTCGCTGAACTTGAGCAATCGGAACGCCTGTTGATAGATGAAGAGGTTGACGACGTTCGTCGCCTCCCCCGGGCCGCCGTTCGTGGTCGCGAGGATGATGTCGAACATCTTCACCGCACCCAGCCAGCGCACCACGAAGGTCGCGGCGATGATCGGGCCCAGCATGGGGAGGCTGACCGATTTGAGCGTCTGCCACCAGTTGGCCCCGTCCACCTTGGCCGCCTCGAACACGTCCTTCGGCAGCGCGAGCAGCGCGGCGGCGGCGATCAGGGCGACGAACGGCACGGAGCGCCAGGTGTCGATGAGAACCACGCTGATCATCGACATGGTCGCGTTGCCGAACCAGTCGATCGGCGGGATCCCGAACAGGCCGAGGAACCAGCCGACCACACCCCAGAGCGGGTCGAGGATCATCTTCCAGATCCCGCCGGAGACGACGGGGGCCACGACCATCGGGATGAGGAAGAGGGCGCGGACGATGCCACGCCCTCTCCACTCGGCGTTCATCAGATAGGCGATCCCGAAACCGAGCACGATCTGCAGCGGAAGAGCGAGCACCAGGTAGATGCCGGTGACGACCAGGGAGTTCTGGAACGTCTCGTTCTGCAGTGCGGCCGTGTAGTTCTCGAGACCGACCCATTCGGTCGGTGAGAACGTT encodes the following:
- a CDS encoding fumarylacetoacetate hydrolase family protein, which codes for MSTENTATARAHTAIARVEAGSEIVWAVRHGDEYSPLGLTLTELLRLPAPDARSAVERASGGGIVPTRVLAPVDPQQEVWAAGVTYLRSRDGRIEEASDGTPYDKVYAAERPELFFKATGARVIGTGGNVGVRADSPWNVPEPELGLVLDAHGGLFGYVPGDDASSRSIEGENLLYLPQAKVYTAACGLGPEIVPAWEVAAPFAIGLEISRGGETVFSGSASTDQMARTLDDLADWLFRGLDFPDGVILLTGTGVVPDADFTLLPGDEVAVDITGVGRLVNGVSLVGTQKEGTR
- a CDS encoding IlvD/Edd family dehydratase — translated: MHSMVRSQGWYGGDGRDPYIHRAWMRRGVPDHAFDGRPQIAIANTASDLTPCNMHLNEVAEYVKQGVWEAGGVPVNVPMVSLGETLVKPTAMLWRNLAAMATEEMLRANPIDAAVLLGGCDKTIPALLMGAASVDIPAVVLPGGPMLNGYFRGERMGCGTGVWQLSEEVRAGTLSEAEFEATDKKMIRSKGHCNTMGTASTMGLMAEALGMTIPGVAGTPAADSRLLEAAHASGRLAVELALEDRRISQVITKESFHNAIVALAGIGGSTNAVVHLLAIAGRLGIDLTLEDFDRIGGQVPLLVNLQPAGAYLMEDLFRAGGFLAVLDQLTDLLDPAAQTVTGRPLTDYLGGNQVWDSGVITLRDDPLQDDAGIAVLHGNLAPRGAIIKPAAATPELLVHTGKAVVFDSIEDAHARLDDPDLDVDADSVLVLRGCGPKGYPGMPEVGNMPIPQKLLKQGVRDMVRISDGRMSGTAYGTVVLHVAPEAAAGGPLSLVQDGDLISLDVPNRRLELLVDEAELAGRTAAQREVDGFARADRGWQKLYIEHVQGADTGADLDFLVGSSGSVVTRESH
- a CDS encoding MarR family transcriptional regulator; translation: MAVDEVPGTAPGLPYRSGQLAALLEVFALWSSGAFIRGLAGRVGVELDTTAIVAITLLARDGEQRASTLASRLHVGASAISKLSARLGAHGLVEKRDDPEDSRATLLRLTEDGTAAANALVDAGDAMMADLLQTWPDRDRDDFRRLLQRFRDEAVAYAAGVSDPAATTARPPQTDTPASPEKEEK
- a CDS encoding SDR family oxidoreductase, whose amino-acid sequence is MTRTYLVTGAASGIGKSTAELLRSGGHRVIGADLAGTDISADLSTAEGRATLVEKATELSGGVLDGVLAVAGLSAGIPVTAAVNYYGAIGTLDGLRPLLAASSAPRAVAVASMASLQSHDETLVDLLLDGTEEDALARATVLAESPATAHQIYSSSKRALARWLRRNAATPKWAGASIPLNAIAPGVVLTPMTAELVATPEGRARLNEQVPMPLNGPFGPEVAAELLVWLAGEQNSHLCGQVIFVDGGYEVTVRGDSTW
- a CDS encoding MFS transporter; this translates as MGPRTEPAAPAATRATRPVLGGRTWLALVVVGLVGQLAWTVENMYLNVYVYDTISPDPNVIAILVGSSAVAATVATLLVGAWSDRMGRRRALIAVGYVAWGICTAAFGFVGAPSGAEAPTGAALIGAIVAIVLLDCVMSAFGSGANDAAFSAWVTDSTAPANRGRVDGVLAVLPLIAMLLVFGLLDGLTRAGDWKLFFGVVGIVTIATGALSWFLIRDRGVPARREHILSAVVHGLRPSTVRRQPALYLTLAIWAVIGTSTQVFLPFVIIYLQRYLRIESYALALGIVLILASALSIVAGRVMDRVGKARFLLPAVGVFAVGLIAMTFARDLPLVIAAATVMMAGMMASLATVSAMTRDHTPADRAGAVQGIRMILAVMIPMIAGPFLGAAVISGAANTYTSLGVVQPVPGPEIFATAAVVLVLVPVLVAVRAKWGRS
- a CDS encoding sugar-binding domain-containing protein, whose product is MSLRTPWADSLDRDAVLQEYPRPQLVRDSYLNLNGRWEYAITDSAEHPVDWDGDILVPFSPEAELSGVGRQLLPGRHLWYRRTVRIPSGFAEDRVLLHFGAVDQDCVVYLDGVRVGGHSGGFLPFCIDLGSALSDEAEHVLTVDVVDVSDTSHRSRGKQALRRGGIWYTAQSGIWQTVWLESVPAVHVQRLDIRPLLADATVEVTVIGSAASTTTEATVVLTADGAVVSSGSGRPGEPITLPVDDVRAWSPEDPYLYDLEVRLGSDSVTSYVGMRSVGVERDGNGMPRLLLNGRPYFHAGVLDQGYWPDGLLTAPSDDALIHDIQSMKELGFTMLRKHIKVESLRWYHHCDRLGMLVWQDMVNGGRRYNPAVITAPVLLPVRIDDRRHRVFGRQDAAGREEFQRELAETVTLLKSVPSVVAWVPFNEGWGQFDALDAVERIRSLDQDRVIDHASGWHDQGGGDLRSLHVYFRRIRPSRSWGRDGRAVVVSEYGGYSLRLAGHAFSDREFGYRRLPSVSAFTDAFAALHRNEVLPAIAEGLSGIVYTQLADVEDELNGLLTADRTVLKADADTVRTIIRELAARFALVAPPNPPAHEGVHDGSQNRRA
- a CDS encoding DUF2804 domain-containing protein, whose protein sequence is MMGRRIVERELTEPVSLCLADGRLDRRSVGWSRTPLHDTSGIDGRTVWGRNKRWEYWAVTTPTHIVSLTVSSLDYAAVHGIMVHDIRSGATVERGAVSPLAGSATLPPRLGASSARARTRSLSIDIDELPGGTRLRGTAPGVAFDITAERPDGHEVLAVVVPWSHKRFQYTVKDVARPATGWLDIDGTRVELPSGESWAVLDHGRGRWPYRMRWNWGAASGVVDGRTIGLQLGGRWTDGTGSTENGVLVDGVLHKISEELDWAYDERDWLAPWRIHGSSVDVTFVPFWDHTSSTELGVFGSRGHQCFGHYSGWADTAEGRIRIDGLLGWAEDVRNRW
- a CDS encoding DUF2804 domain-containing protein, encoding MRLPLKQVEPGGESVIEREITETTELCLPSGKLNPAAVGWTRRALHRTGLPGWGRNKRFEYWAIVTPTSIVTMNISHHDYRANVSVTHLDRATYTEIRQGGNTWFPGAGGMRDETNREPMEASRNDVLVRMTPRGVNTVLHAESARISVDLRIIGEPDHESMGVVVPWSDRVFQYTKKDNCLRAQGVIVVDGVTHHIEPDESYAVHDRGRGRWPYFTFWNWGAGNGLSADGRELGLQFGGKWTDGTPSTENWIRVDGRLHKISSHLDWRYDPTAWLRPWTLTGPGVEVTFTPEHHSRHVFDRWIVMSRADSCFGHYSGRITLETGEVVQFADVFGHVEEVERRW
- a CDS encoding carbohydrate ABC transporter permease, which codes for MTTITRDRESLREQTKQPKTSAIVRRRRSERARIWSGVIICALFLLPLLWMLLTSFKQQRDIFTTPPTIFFDPTLNQYVQAFVQGGLGPKMINTIIVAGGAGILSLVAGAMAGYALSRLKIKGAATIGVLILASRGVPPIALAVPMFLVARTLGITDTHITLILAYCSFVIPYVMWLMRGFFLALPKELEESAMIDGCSRMGAFFRIIVPISAPGLISTFIFSIILAWEELLFALVLTNRKATTLPVAIAGMAGDTEHGANWGALSAAGMLTVVPVVILALLVQKWLIRGLADGATKG
- a CDS encoding sugar ABC transporter permease → MTVELTRQRVDRARRVSRMRDIFSRWTFMLPATVLLAAVLAYPLLYTLQISFSKFDLATFSPTEWVGLENYTAALQNETFQNSLVVTGIYLVLALPLQIVLGFGIAYLMNAEWRGRGIVRALFLIPMVVAPVVSGGIWKMILDPLWGVVGWFLGLFGIPPIDWFGNATMSMISVVLIDTWRSVPFVALIAAAALLALPKDVFEAAKVDGANWWQTLKSVSLPMLGPIIAATFVVRWLGAVKMFDIILATTNGGPGEATNVVNLFIYQQAFRLLKFSESSAMAVIVLVITMILTFVFLLGSKKLEDRL